Within the Mugil cephalus isolate CIBA_MC_2020 chromosome 1, CIBA_Mcephalus_1.1, whole genome shotgun sequence genome, the region cacagacacagtttaggaaaaacagcaaagggtgttggcctggcctctaaattaagtatctgtgggatgcatcAGAATGATTTgaaagcctgatccacagaggctctaTTCCCTCatctcataggacccaaaggcccccacaaAACAGAACACCTGTCATGTcttgtcatgtttgtgtgttctcaATTTCTGTTCAGCActtccacttttattttgtctaactCTCCTGTCATTACAGATTACTTCCCGTCAAGTCTCCCTCCCGTGTGGCTGCCTGCCCTGCCTTAATGTGGTGCACCTGTCTCATTGTCTTCCCTCTTCCAGTATTTAGTCTGTCTGCTCCCTGCTCTCTGTGCTGCTTCGTTATAGTCTTTTGTCAAAGGTTCCAGTTCTTAGATTGAGATTGTCTTCTCATGGTTTTTGGACTTTGGAttggatttttggattttgCCTTGCCCTTTCGCCCTGTGTGCCTCCTGTGCACTGAACCTGCTTTCctattaaaataatgttttggaAACACAATTCTCCATTGTGTGCTTGTCAGATCCAAgacaacaccctcagaagacacatgtccattctcagatGAATCAGaatttggaggcacaacatTAGAAGGGTGggcatgatgttatgcctgatttgttTATTGCCACTTATTttcagcttatatattaaatgtTGGGCAATACAATTCGGGTGAATTTGGACTACTACCAAATACATCCTGTACCAGGCAGGACAAAATGAGAAGATAACCCAAGAaaatttaacatatttctaTTTGACTGCATTTCTTGTTTATTATCTGTGGTACAGATGGTGTGGTATGCTCATACTGCACCAAGGATCAAAAGTGCAGGTTTACCACCAGAGGTAAACCACAAAGTCAGACATGCTGTATAAAGTTGAACTTAACACTTAAGTCCTGACCAGAGAAGTGAGCAGAAAGTTgttggttgtaatgttatgcccAATTGGTGTATGTGTCAGTTGTTGGTTGAATTCAGATGAAGTCAACGAAACTGACACATGGCCtacattactattttttttccagaaccATATTATatcaacaaagtaaaaaaaaaaaaaaaagtttaagtcTATAATATTATCTGACTAGAAACTATATTTCTACTTCATTTGGGACCGTTTTAAACAGTATTCTGACTTCTAATATTAACAATattcaataataacaatattctGACTTCAATATTCAGCTTCACCCTGACTGTCACACTCCTGCTGGTCACCTGAACTCTCACTgctaattttcttctttgtgaaGACATTGGAGATGTCTCCCTGCCTTCGTTTCATACTGTAGTCATTGAAAACGTGtccacaaacacaatgaaaggCAACATGTTATTTGTACTGTATTAACACCACAGTAGCAACAAAGACATGACACTCTGTTGTTGACTGCTTTGTGCGTTTCAGGCTGCAGTCTGCGACCCGCATGTTATGCGTATTGCAATTGGTTTTATATTGACCAGTAGGCTACATAGTTTTGGCGCCGGACCGAAATTATACCTGATATCGTcttaataaaactttttttttttttttttttcgcacgGAGACATACatgaacagagacagaggacgaggagggttTCGAGTCGAACGTCATCAAATGAACAAgtggttgctatggaaacagtCGAACTGGGTCAAATTAACAGGTGAACTGTATTGCAAATgtggtgacgtcatgatggTTAGCCCCCTGACGTCATGATGGCGTCATGACATGGCCAGAACCGAGGTTTTAAATAGAGGGTCTCTGGTGATGACTTTCAACATCCTCTCTCCTTCAGGGGACAAAGGACAACCAATGACcacgaggaaggagggaagcgcGGATCTCTTCAGCCGCACGTTGAGATGGAAGCTCAAGGCACGtctcaacacagctgaccagATGCCTCGGACACAGGCCGAAGCACCGATATGTCAGCTGTTCCCGGTGAAGAGACCGAAGGGCTCCCTCTGGAGTGTcagctcttcctgttgtgtcttctgaaggccctgtgtttttacacagtggtctttttttatttttattttattttgctttttttcgcCAGTTCTCCTCAAAACAAAGTCACCCTCAGCCTCCAGAGGTTATAGAgtcgtcctttttttttgccagttctCCTCAAAACAAAGTGACTCTCAGCCTCCAGAGGTTATAGAgtcgtcctttttttttgccagttctCCTCAAAACAAAGTGACCCTCAGCCTCCAGAGGTTACAGAGTcgtcctttattttattttattttattttattttattttattttattttattttatttttttttattttttttagtcagtCCACTCTGTAACCTCCAGAGGTTACAAGTTGGTCACTTCTCAGATCTCTTGTTGAGTTTTCTTGGAGACTAGTCGGTGAGTTTCATGTGGGTACTACTGacagatgttccaaataaaaaagcTTAACCAGTCATATATACCTGATTTGTGTATTGCCAATTATTTTCAGCTTATATAGTAAATGTTGGGCAATACAATTGGGGTGAATTCGGACTACTATGAAATACATCCTTTGTCATATTTTGATTTCCATGTATACataatttttgcttttattctaAAAGAGAATGTGCTGTGTCAGGCAGGAtaaaatgagaatgagaagaTAACCCAAGAAAATTTTACATATTTCTATTTGACTGCATTTCTTGTTTATTATCTGTGGTACAGATGGTGTGGTCACATGGCCtacattactattttttttccccagaaccATATTatataaacaaagtaaaaaaaaaaaaagtcttgaagTTACTTGGAGTTCTTGagaaaataagtatttatttcattttattaggGATTTATAAGGTAAATGACTCCTAAACGTTTGCCTTTTCTTTGGCATAACATTATTCAGACTTAAATGCATAAAGGTAAGCCATGTCATAAAATATTCCAAATTTTGATTACCAGAGGagtcagttgtgttttataACTCATTTGACTAAATGTTCATGACTTTCTCTTACATATAGATTTCTTATATAGCTACTTGACCTACTGTATGTATCTGCTGTCTTCCTCCCTCTGGCTGGATGGCTCATCTGTCCTTCCACTTGCTGTTTGTGATTTTTGGTTGCTGCATTTAGGCCCACAGCGATGCGGGAAAATTGAAAGCCATGTCGACAACCAATAATAAAGGAATTAAGTTCATGAAATCTGTGATTACATACAGTAGTTTCATAAACGTTAACTGCTACTTCCAGAGGTCAATACAGAACATCACAACATGCCTTCATACCACGTAAGTGTTGATTGGAGTGGGCCCGAAAAACAATCACATTTACTCACATAGCCTACAGTGGGTGTAGTCTTGAAATagcttttcttctcatttctaCTGATTTACTTTTTCTCGGCTACAGTCTACAGGGAAATCTGCTAGTACAAACAGTAGGAAGGAGGTTTCCATGGATAGACCTGAACAGTGTGGATCTATCTCTCATCTCCCTGAAATGAATCCGACAACATtagattatttttcatttatatattatttattcatttgttcataGTTTCTTCACAAACAAGATACCACGTCAAAGATGCTTTTCACACTGTGCAATGATCCACCTGATTCCAGCGTACAGGCAGAATTTCAAACTCTGTAAACCTGCTGTGAGGACATGTAAGATGTGGATTCACACGTGAACGGGATGGGATGGTTCCTGAGAACCATCATCTCCCAGGCCCTCAAATGGGAGCTAAACATCAGTGACCTCATCAAAAAAGCACAGTAGAGGATGTACTTCCTGTGGCTGCTGAAGAAATTCAACCTACCAAAGTTTTTCCAAACTTTCTTGGCATTCAGGCAAttactgtatgtattttgaatttcaaaagACATATTTATGCAAGTTTCAGCTTTAGACAACACCCACTCACACGGCACCAGGGGCGGGTCCGGAGAATTTTCTGGTGGGGAGCACAGGGGGTAACAACAATTAATCTGGGGGGGCCGCCCACAATTAACAGAAATGAAGGCTGCCACTGATCGCCcatttcaatatttatattgAACAGGTACACAGTGTTTTCATCTTGCTTTTCTTGACCACATCAAATCTGCTGGGTGTACTCTTACCAAGTATTAACACACAGAACACTAGGATGTTTGCTGGACAGAGATGGTCAGAAGTCAGTGCTTCTAGCTCTGTACGGTGAACACAGCAGTGTTCTGTGTAGTAATCAGTTTTAAGCACCACTTAAATTCTTAGTGTTTTACAATTAAGTGTTAATAGGTGATTATTTGTTCTTAAATGATGTGGGGGAGGTAAAAATGTGCAGGGAAAGACTCGGGTACTggtaaaaatgcagaaaaatataaaagaagagATGTGTTTTCAACAATGACATGACACTGTTGTTGACTTGTTGACTGCTTTGTGCAACTTCAAACGAAGTCGGAAGTTGTTGCAGTCTGCGACCCGCATGTTATGCGTATTGCAATTTGTTTTATATTGACCAGTAGGCTACATAGTTTTGGTGCCGGACCGAAATTATACCTGATATCGTcttaataaaacttttttttttttttttcgcacgGAGACATACatgaacagagacagaggacgcGGAGGGTTTCGAGTCGAACGTTATCAAATAACAAgtggttgctatggaaacagtCGAACTGGGTCAAATTAACAGGTGAACTGTATTGCAAATggggtgacgtcatgatggtTAGCCCCCTGACGTCATGATGGCGTCATGACATGGCCAGAACCGAGGTTTTAAATAGAGGGTCTCTGGTGATGACTTTCAACATCCTCTCTCCTTCAGGGGACAAAGGGCAACCAATGACcacgaggaaggagggaagcgcGAATCTCTTCAGCCGCACGTTGAGATGGAAGCTCAAGGCACGtctcaacacagctgaccagATGCTTCGGACACAGGCCGAAGCACCGCCATGTCAGCTGTTCCCGATGAAGAGACCGAAGGGCTCCCTCCGGAGTGTcagctcttcctgttgtgtcttctgaaggaggccctgtgtttttacacagtggtctttttttttttttaattttattttacttttttttgccagttctCCTCAAAACATAGTGACCCTCAGCCTCCAGAGGTTATAGAGTCGCCCCCTTTTTTTTAGTCAGTCCACCCTGTAACCTCCAGAGGTTACAAAGtggtcactttttttcttttttaatcagatCTCCTCAAAACAAAGTGACTCTCATGCTCCAGAGGTCAATACAGAACATCACAACATGTCTTCATACCACGTAGTATTGACTGGAGTGGGCCTTAAAAACATCACACGGTGGGATGGGGAACACTGAAACAGGCAATATTACTGATGTTTAACGTTCCGACGCTAGACTGACGCATCTACAGTACAAACATGATGCTTCCTCAGATTAACCCCTCTGACATTCGCACACATCAGGCCAAGTCTATTTATACGCACAGATGAAACTAtagcaaacaacaaagtacAGCCAGTCCACAACCAAAACTCATCTTGCTGCCTTGAATCGAAGCCAACATCATCTTCTCACCACAAGAGCGCACCtcttggcatttttttttttaatttctccgcTGTTCAATAAGAAACCtgcaatttatgcttctgcgttaaTTGACGCAGAGGCTCGTGTTAACGCAGACACTTACGCAGAGCCTCTCTCTGTGGCTGACCTGCACcaccccagaaatgtaacaacgaactgtttccagctgcttctacCGCCCACATTTTCGATTGActgttttggatgaataaagaattagtaaggttaactgaggaggtttggagatacaaacatgaAGACAACAAAGAAACCCACGTTtattgccattgttgaaagtgaaacagcaagtagaaacaaaaagtaaCCCGACTGGCAGAAAAGACAACAGCATCGATGgcgtttgggtggcgtttttacagactgagccagactgacaataGCTAGTCAGGTAGGCTATACAGTCAATGGCTCGCACAGGCGGAAGGTCCGTGCGTAGGTCAGCGCAGTACTATAAACTAGGCTTAAGTTGTTTACCCTGTCAACCATCAGCTGACACGCCTCCACATTACACGCAAgtatgttttcagtttggagAAACCTGCATTTAAGCCGTGCTGCCATCTCGTCTTCGAGCTTCGCACCACGACAAACTCTGTCTATTTGCAACGACAGCCGTGCTCCGTGGGTGAATCCCAACAGGAAGAGTTCAGGGAAACGCTTCAATGTTCCTGCGAGCGCAGAGTTTGTTGCCCGTGTGTCGGGGATCCCCACCATGGCTAAACTACCGCACCAGGAGACGGCAGACGGGCTTGATGCGGCGTTTGTTGGCGTCCCGATAGACACCGGGACCTCGAATCGGCCTGGAGCAAGGTCCGTTTGATCAGCGTGCGTCTGTTGCAGGTGACCAGAGGGTCACAGATTTGTAATAATCGTGTCACGATCATATGGCTGCAGCAACAGCTATTGGTTTACTTTGTATTCAAACTCCAGTTAATAAATAACTCGCACAGAATTAAAAACAAGTCATGGAAGAATAATACATGTTCCTTTCCAAGTTAAGAGATGCATTCTTCTTTGCAGAAGTCAAATAAGTTGTATTGTTTGATGCATATATAGCAGTATGCTGTCAAGGTAAATTTGATATACACTGTAATATATTGTAAACCAAgatatgtttttgtgtaaaacttaatgtggaaaataaatcagtaacCACAGCTGGACCAAAGTACACTGTGCAGTACAAAACCAGGAAGATAAATGAAATACTGGagtaaaataactgaaaatggtatgtttttttctggacaGTTGTATGTGAAGATTATCCGTCATACTAAAGCAGCTGGACTTGCTGATTTCACCACTCACTCAATTGGCTTATTCGGTTCCGAATGACTggttaagctttttttatttggaacatctgtCAGTGGTGCCCCCATGAAACTCACCGACTAGTCTCCAAGagaactcaacaagtccagttgttttgGATGTTCTGAAGTTCTCTAAACACTAATCCAAAATGATCTACTTTGCTTCACAGCTTTAGATTCAAATCACTGCAACTTGACGTTTAAGGTCTAATCTCCCCAGGTTTGGTCCGCGGCAGATCAGAGTAGAGTCTGCCCTGCTGAGAGCGTACAACAGCGGCACCAGGGCGGCACCTTATGAGTCCCTAATGGTGGCCGACATTGGGGACGTGAATGTTAACGTTTATGACCTGAAGGACACCTGCAGGCGCATCAGGGAGGCCTACAGAAAGATCCTGGCCACTGGCTGCATTCCTCTGACTATGGGTGAGAGTAACAACAAGATCCTCCATGCGAGTCATGTTGGTCCTCTTAGATGCAGCAGTAGTCAAAGGTGGTTCAGTACATGTTTCATAGCTGATCATAGCAAGTTCTGCACAATCTGTACAATTATTAGCCAGTCAGACCTATAAACTGTAGAGAGCAGGTTTGATCAAAGGTCACATGTAAAGAAAATGTTGGTGTCTGCAGGTGGCGATCACACGATTGCATATCCAATCCTGCAAGCTGTTGCTGAACGGTAGGTCTGCTGCATTGCTATGTGCTGTACATGATCTGCTGCACTGCTATGTGCTGTACAGATCCAGCAAGAAGCTTCTTGAGCTTAATATAGTCAGTTAGAAGTTGGCCTTTAAATAcatgccattttatttttaaccccaAAGATATGAGGTTTAAAATGAttacaaaaaagagaaaggtaGAATCTGGGCGCAAAGGAATCATTTTGTGAAGTTAAAACCTCTACTAACCATAGCGTAATGCATTCCACGGGCCACATGAATCACATTTGAAACTGGTAGCTCAGGATAAATATGGTAAGATTGTTATTCGCGTCGGCAGTCGTGACACCCAGTTAGTCAGAGGttacttaaattaaaaaggaaTCAGTGTGTAACCTTGCCAAAACCACTGTCACACAATCTGACCAATAACATTTTTAGCTGCATGATGTCATGCCATTGCTGGCTGTCTAGGCGGTGGCCAGCAAATGATGTGACCTTCATAGACGATTGGAAAACTTTCTGGGGAAAGTCTGATCTCACGCAGCTCTGATATTTAGAAGTGTGACCAGTTTTATTATTCTTCTAAAACCTCGATAAGACAGCGTTGAGGCCAGGAGACTTATCTGAAGCTTCCCTTGGACCATCTTCCACCAAAAACTCCCCAAACGCCCCAGAACCTCTAACTGCTCCCAGACTCCTTAAATCCAAAATGAACAAAGGATTTGATAACCTGATGAAAGTCTGCtgctctcacctcctctcattttatttaatgtcccTGTAAACATTAAGCTTGGAATCTCCAATCACAATGATCGGACAGAAGAACTATTGGTCATGTGAACACTTTACCATATTTTTGGTCCATTCTAACCATTTCAGTGTCCTATTGGCGCCTTGTTCCATAACAAATTTTCAGGCATGGCCCTGTGGGTTTGGTCCATGTCGATGCTCATGCTGACACCAGTGACGTAGTCTTGGGGGAGAAGATTGGCCACGGGACTCCCTTCAGACGCTGTGTGGAGGAAGGGTTGCTGGATTGCAAGAGAGTGGTCCAGATCGGTCTGCGGGGTACAGGCTACTCTGCAGACTCGTACGAATGGAGCCGGGCACAGGTACTCTGCTGCATTGCTTAAGATAACACACAGCAGGGGAATGTCCCAGACAAATCTGTGACTATAGTTCTACTGCACCACGATAGTAATTTATGTTTGAAAATTCTTACGTTTGAGCAGTGGTCTGGTAACTTGGTAGCCGATGACACTTTACATTACAGGTTCTTCAAAAAGAATAGGTCTAAATAGATTAATGGAAGATagcaacaatatatatatattaattattgaCTAATCTCTTATTctgtcatttaattaattactttttagtcagtaaaatgtaatgtaatgagacatttaactttttttttgtctgacaacAGTCCAAAATCCTGATGTATAATATATTTGCTTGACAAAACAGTCAAAGAAAAGCAGTAagcagttcctttttttttttttttttgcagcgccCACTCATTTGAGCTATCATTTCTTACTGACATGTGAAAATATCATCTGAGAAAAAGCACCACTATAGCCATACCGGCATACTCACATAAAGAGCAACTACTTGTAATCCTTGTGGAGATTGAGGGACATAATACAgataatataacatatattatACAGCTGTAAAGTAAAACATCTAAAGGATCTACTTAAATGTGGCCATTTGTCCTTATCCTACATCTACCAGCATCTTTAAGGCTAACCAATTAATTGTTTTACAGAAGGTTACTGTATGTGTCTGACATTTTTTGGCCAGATGCAGTCATTTAAACcctgtctttatgctaagctaaccaatTGCAAGCTTCACATTCGTATT harbors:
- the agmat gene encoding agmatinase, mitochondrial produces the protein MFSVWRNLHLSRAAISSSSFAPRQTLSICNDSRAPWVNPNRKSSGKRFNVPASAEFVARVSGIPTMAKLPHQETADGLDAAFVGVPIDTGTSNRPGARFGPRQIRVESALLRAYNSGTRAAPYESLMVADIGDVNVNVYDLKDTCRRIREAYRKILATGCIPLTMGGDHTIAYPILQAVAERHGPVGLVHVDAHADTSDVVLGEKIGHGTPFRRCVEEGLLDCKRVVQIGLRGTGYSADSYEWSRAQGFRVVQVEECWFKSLAPLMAEVRAQMGSGPVYLSFDIDALDPGFAPGTGTPEIAGLTPIQGVEIIRGCRGLNLVGCDLVEVSPPYDTTGNTALTGANLLFEMLCVLPKIKYY